A region from the Sulfurospirillum oryzae genome encodes:
- the tolB gene encoding Tol-Pal system protein TolB: MFKKIVAFLCLTFFAYAADATVEIVKKIDVLPKIAVQDASPKNVDLEFRKSFFKLIAGDLRVSSHFNVLDDYLQSSYEGGPLENFLSDKKVDMILRFSLGQDLNAASANVKLINAKTGVTTFEKSYSITDKKRNPFLAHKIVVDANDQVGAPSIKWMEQSVIFARYTEAKKSEIVISDYTLSYQKVIVTGGLNVFPKWANSEQSGFFYTSYSGAEPTVYKYDLRDGSRKNIISSPGMVVCSDVSKDGNKLLLTMAPKDQPDIYLYDLQTRKITKITDYSGIDVNGNFIDDDKRIAFVSDRLGSPDIFAQGIYDKSFEKLVYHGKNKNSISTYDNYIVYSSREGDSEFGRNTFNLYLISTKTDYLRQLTATGENLYPRFAKDPDTIMFIKQFGNQSALGIIRLNANKTYHFPLKTGKLQSIDW; this comes from the coding sequence ATGTTCAAAAAAATTGTTGCTTTTTTATGTTTAACTTTTTTTGCATATGCTGCTGATGCAACAGTAGAAATCGTAAAAAAAATAGATGTACTTCCAAAGATAGCAGTACAAGATGCAAGTCCAAAAAATGTTGATTTGGAGTTTAGAAAAAGCTTTTTCAAACTTATTGCTGGAGATTTACGCGTTAGTAGTCATTTTAACGTACTTGATGATTATTTACAAAGTAGTTATGAAGGCGGTCCACTAGAAAATTTTTTATCTGATAAAAAAGTAGATATGATCTTGCGTTTTAGTTTAGGGCAAGATTTGAATGCTGCATCAGCGAACGTAAAATTGATTAATGCAAAAACCGGTGTCACTACATTCGAAAAATCATATAGCATTACTGATAAGAAAAGAAATCCTTTTTTAGCGCATAAAATTGTTGTCGATGCGAATGATCAAGTCGGTGCACCTTCTATTAAATGGATGGAGCAATCTGTTATATTCGCACGATATACAGAAGCTAAAAAAAGTGAAATTGTTATTTCTGACTACACACTTAGCTATCAGAAAGTTATTGTTACGGGTGGACTGAATGTTTTCCCTAAATGGGCGAATTCAGAACAAAGTGGATTTTTCTACACTTCTTATAGTGGCGCTGAACCAACAGTATATAAATATGATTTAAGAGATGGTAGCAGAAAGAACATTATTTCAAGTCCTGGAATGGTTGTTTGTTCGGATGTTTCAAAAGATGGAAATAAATTACTTCTTACAATGGCACCTAAAGATCAACCCGATATTTATCTCTATGATCTACAAACTAGAAAAATTACAAAGATTACAGATTATTCTGGAATTGATGTAAATGGCAATTTTATTGATGATGACAAACGTATTGCTTTTGTTTCTGATCGTTTGGGAAGTCCAGACATATTTGCTCAAGGAATTTACGATAAAAGTTTTGAAAAACTTGTTTATCATGGCAAAAACAAGAACTCAATATCAACTTACGACAACTATATTGTTTATTCAAGTAGAGAGGGTGATAGTGAATTTGGAAGAAATACATTTAATCTTTATTTGATTTCAACAAAAACAGATTATTTAAGACAGTTAACTGCAACAGGAGAAAATCTTTATCCACGTTTTGCAAAAGATCCTGATACCATCATGTTTATAAAACAGTTTGGAAATCAGAGTGCTTTGGGCATAATTCGCCTAAATGCAAACAAAACGTATCATTTTCCGTTAAAAACAGGCAAACTTCAGTCAATTGACTGGTGA
- a CDS encoding TonB C-terminal domain-containing protein: MSILLYVVLLVFFAYIIGHQKDTIKNYTSQKDPMNVALVERKKNDSEKLKEERKKEEVQKPVEKPAEKPPAEEKKVASSPKEAVKSQSLRGLFEDINTSKLPPDAKEQKKDQTAPTRIKPNKEETKEKSENAASKIANSLNFSEQKHSIDSKKGGEYDPFIGKVQEILEENWQKTIDTENGNVAKVVIKVSDRGTFSYKIVSLSYNNEFNTKLKEFLKAMESVEFPKYEKGPLFEMQVEFKDIKE; the protein is encoded by the coding sequence ATGTCCATCCTTTTATATGTTGTCCTCTTGGTCTTTTTTGCCTATATAATAGGTCATCAAAAAGATACTATTAAAAATTATACTTCCCAAAAAGATCCTATGAATGTTGCTTTAGTTGAGCGAAAAAAGAATGATTCTGAAAAACTCAAAGAAGAGCGAAAAAAAGAAGAAGTTCAAAAGCCTGTTGAGAAGCCTGCTGAAAAACCACCTGCTGAAGAAAAAAAAGTTGCTTCTTCGCCTAAAGAGGCTGTAAAGAGTCAATCGCTTCGAGGATTATTTGAAGATATTAATACTTCAAAATTACCTCCTGATGCAAAAGAGCAGAAAAAAGATCAGACAGCGCCAACAAGAATAAAGCCAAACAAAGAAGAGACTAAAGAAAAAAGTGAGAATGCTGCATCTAAAATTGCAAATTCGCTGAACTTCTCTGAGCAAAAACATTCGATTGATAGTAAAAAAGGCGGCGAGTATGATCCGTTTATTGGTAAAGTTCAAGAGATATTAGAGGAAAATTGGCAAAAAACAATTGATACTGAAAATGGCAATGTTGCAAAGGTTGTCATCAAAGTAAGTGATCGAGGAACCTTTAGTTACAAAATAGTTTCTTTGTCTTATAATAACGAGTTCAACACTAAACTCAAAGAGTTCCTTAAAGCTATGGAATCTGTAGAATTTCCAAAGTATGAAAAAGGTCCGCTTTTTGAGATGCAAGTCGAATTTAAAGATATCAAGGAGTAA
- a CDS encoding ExbD/TolR family protein, with protein sequence MMSQLDEVPDLNITPLVDIMLVLLAILMVTTPALVYEEVIKLPDGSKSAVVSKLPELEIRVTKDRKVYIKTDSFALAEFPDSFMMQKSKYPLKSIVYIKADEGLSYKDVMFVLKTIKQAGFTNVSLETNG encoded by the coding sequence ATGATGAGTCAATTGGATGAAGTACCTGATCTAAATATTACGCCTTTAGTAGATATTATGTTAGTACTCCTTGCTATTTTGATGGTAACAACACCTGCTTTGGTTTATGAAGAGGTAATTAAATTACCTGATGGCAGTAAATCAGCTGTGGTGAGTAAACTTCCCGAACTTGAGATAAGGGTAACTAAGGATCGTAAAGTCTATATTAAAACTGATAGCTTTGCGCTTGCGGAATTCCCTGATAGTTTTATGATGCAAAAAAGTAAGTATCCTCTTAAAAGTATTGTTTATATTAAAGCTGATGAGGGTCTTTCATATAAAGATGTAATGTTTGTACTCAAAACTATTAAACAGGCTGGTTTTACTAATGTATCTTTAGAAACGAATGGATAG